Within Streptomyces sp. SS1-1, the genomic segment TCGTGAAGCAGCGTCCGGAGGCCGCGGGCTACACGCCCGGCGCGATCCTCTGACCGGACGCACCGCATGCCGCGCTTCACCGCCGAGCAGTTGGAGGCCGCCCGCGACCGCCTCGTCCCCGACGTGGTCGCGGACGGCCTGCGTGTGCTGTTCTGCGGGATCAACCCCGGTCTGATGACGGCCGCGACCGGCCATCACTTCGCCCGCCCCGGGAACCGCTTCTGGCCGGTGCTGCACCTGTCCGGCTTCACGCCGCGGCTGCTGAAGCCGTCGGAACAGGACGAGTTGCCGTCGTACGGGCTGGGCATCACGAATGTCGTCGCGCGGGCGACCGCGCGGGCCGACGAGCTGAGCGCCGAGGAGTACCGGGAGGGCGGCCGGCTGCTGACCGCCAAGGTGGAGGCGCTGCGGCCGCGCTGGCTCGCCGTCGTCGGAGTGACCGCCTACCGGGCGGCGTTCGACGACCGCGGGGCGCGGGTGGGTCCGCAGGAGCGGACGATCGGGCGGACGCGGGTGTGGGTGCTGCCCAACCCGAGCGGGCTGAACGCGCATTGGACGGCGGCGACGATGGCGGAGGAGTTCGCCCGGCTGCGGGTGGCCGCGCGGGAGTGAGCCGTCAGGGCGGGTCCCGGTCGGTCACCATCAGCAGGAGTGCGGGGTCGGCGTCCGGGTCCCGGTCGGCGACGGCGAGGCTGATCCAGCGGCCGGTGCCCGGCTCCCGCCAGGTCCTCAGGTCGTCCGCGCGCAGGCCGAGCTCGGCCCAGGGCTCGGGTATCTCCTCGCCCCGGGCCGCTCGTTCCAGCAGCGTCACGCTCCCCCACCGCGCCCCCTCCCCCCAGCGCTCCTCGAACCGCTCTGTCAGCGCCGCCTCGTGGGCGTACAGGTCGGCGGGCGTACCGCCGCCGGCGGCCTCCAGGACCACGAGAAAGTAGCCGGGGCCGCCCGGGGCGGGACCCGTCCCGTCGCGCGCGGCGGGGAACCGCCGGGCGCACAACGAGTCGGTCAGGGCCAGGTCGTTCACGACGTCCATGGGGTGCAGTATCGCCGTCCCCACTGACAATTGGCGTGGCGTCAGGTGTCCCTGCGCCGTACGCTCCACGCCCCCGCGAGGAGGGCGACGGCCGTCCACAGCGCGGTCACGGCGAGCCCGGACCACAGTCCGAGGGAACCGTCGTACGCCCGGTGGAGAACGGTCTGACCCGCCTTGTCCGGGAGGAAGTCGGCCACGGTGCCCACCGCGTCGCCGACGACGAACGACACCACGAGGATGAACGGGATCAGGACGGACAGCGTGGCCGGCCCGCTGCGGAACACGGCCGTCAGACCGGCCGCGAACAGGGCCATGAGCATGAGGTAGAGGCCGCATCCGACGACCGCGCGTGCCTGCTCCGGGCCGGTCAGGCCGTCCATGCGGGCGACGGCGAGGGCCGCCGCGGCGGTCACGAGCCCGGTGAGGAGGACCGGCACGGCGACGGCCGTCAGCTTCGCGGCGAACCAGCGCCCGCGGCGCGGGACCGCGGCCAGCGACAGCCGCAGGGCTCCCCCGTGGTACTCGGCCGCCATGGCCAGGGCACCGAAGGAGACGGCGGCGATCTGGCCGGGCAGCACCCCGGACAGTGCCGTGAACAGCGGGTCGGAGTCCGGGTCCTCGCCCGTGTCGGCGCCCGCGAGCGCGGAGAACGCCGTGGTCACCACGAACAGCGCGGCCAGCGCGGCCGGAAGGGACCGCAGCGTACGGATCTTGAGCCATTCCGAGTGGAGTACGGGTGCGTTCGCCATGGTCAGACCTCCTGCGGTTGTGCGGTGAACTCGGTCGCCTCCGAGGTGAGATCCAGATACGCCTCCTCCAGCGTGCCCTCCTCGGCGGCGAGTTCGAGGAGCGGGACGCCCGCCTGGGAGGCGAGGCGGCCGACGTCGTCCACCTGC encodes:
- a CDS encoding ABC transporter permease, yielding MANAPVLHSEWLKIRTLRSLPAALAALFVVTTAFSALAGADTGEDPDSDPLFTALSGVLPGQIAAVSFGALAMAAEYHGGALRLSLAAVPRRGRWFAAKLTAVAVPVLLTGLVTAAAALAVARMDGLTGPEQARAVVGCGLYLMLMALFAAGLTAVFRSGPATLSVLIPFILVVSFVVGDAVGTVADFLPDKAGQTVLHRAYDGSLGLWSGLAVTALWTAVALLAGAWSVRRRDT
- the mug gene encoding G/U mismatch-specific DNA glycosylase; translated protein: MPRFTAEQLEAARDRLVPDVVADGLRVLFCGINPGLMTAATGHHFARPGNRFWPVLHLSGFTPRLLKPSEQDELPSYGLGITNVVARATARADELSAEEYREGGRLLTAKVEALRPRWLAVVGVTAYRAAFDDRGARVGPQERTIGRTRVWVLPNPSGLNAHWTAATMAEEFARLRVAARE